One genomic window of Streptomyces sp. WP-1 includes the following:
- a CDS encoding aminotransferase class V-fold PLP-dependent enzyme, with amino-acid sequence MSVSTVAVDASISTPLPVLGRDVTVPLVTGGTITYAALDYAASAPALQRVWDDVAAYAPYYGSVHRGAGYLSQFSTDLFEKARRTVAEFLGCRADDQVVFTRSTTDSLNLLARVVPAGCRVFVFETEHHASLLPWRDDQVTYLDAPRSPRQAVETLERALADREPYGPALVCVTGASNVTGELWPVRELAAAAHAHGARIVLDAAQLAPHHPVSLADLDVDWVAFSGHKLYAPFGAGVLAGRADWLRAAEPYLAGGGASRTVARRADGGVEVEWHESAARHEAGSPNVIGAYAVASACQALTEAGWDALVAREQYLIDRVRAGLADIPQVRILSLFGDDAPRVGVLSFVVDGWNSSHFAAALSAEYGIGVRDGLFCAHPLLRTLLGTAPETPAECGAPSLNAIRASFGAGTPDEHVDRFVTAVRQLVTEGAKWTYRTEEGRCVPVA; translated from the coding sequence ATGTCTGTCTCCACCGTTGCCGTCGACGCGTCGATTTCCACCCCGCTGCCCGTTCTGGGGCGTGATGTCACCGTGCCGCTCGTCACCGGCGGCACCATCACCTACGCGGCCCTCGACTACGCGGCCAGCGCCCCCGCCCTCCAGCGCGTCTGGGACGACGTCGCCGCCTACGCGCCGTACTACGGCAGCGTCCACCGGGGCGCCGGGTACCTCTCCCAGTTCTCCACCGACCTGTTCGAGAAGGCCCGCCGCACGGTCGCGGAGTTCCTCGGCTGCCGCGCCGACGACCAGGTGGTCTTCACCCGCTCGACCACGGACTCGCTGAACCTGCTGGCCCGGGTGGTCCCGGCCGGCTGCCGGGTGTTCGTCTTCGAGACCGAGCACCACGCCTCGCTGCTGCCCTGGCGGGACGACCAGGTCACCTACCTGGACGCGCCGCGCAGCCCCCGGCAGGCCGTCGAGACGCTGGAGCGTGCCCTCGCCGACCGGGAGCCGTACGGCCCGGCCCTGGTCTGTGTCACCGGCGCCTCCAATGTCACCGGGGAGCTGTGGCCGGTGCGCGAGCTGGCCGCCGCCGCGCACGCCCACGGCGCCCGTATCGTCCTGGACGCCGCGCAGCTGGCCCCGCACCACCCGGTCTCCCTCGCCGATCTGGACGTCGACTGGGTCGCCTTCTCCGGGCACAAGCTGTACGCCCCGTTCGGCGCGGGCGTGCTGGCCGGGCGCGCGGACTGGCTGCGGGCCGCCGAGCCGTACCTCGCGGGCGGCGGCGCCAGCCGCACGGTCGCCCGGCGCGCGGACGGGGGAGTGGAGGTGGAGTGGCACGAGAGCGCCGCCCGGCACGAGGCGGGCTCCCCGAACGTCATCGGCGCCTACGCCGTCGCCTCCGCCTGCCAGGCCCTCACCGAGGCCGGCTGGGACGCGCTGGTCGCCCGCGAGCAGTACCTGATCGACCGGGTGCGCGCGGGCCTCGCCGACATCCCGCAGGTCAGGATCCTGTCCCTGTTCGGGGACGACGCCCCGCGGGTCGGCGTGCTCTCCTTCGTGGTGGACGGCTGGAACAGCTCCCACTTCGCGGCCGCGCTCTCCGCCGAGTACGGCATCGGCGTCCGCGACGGCCTCTTCTGCGCCCACCCGCTGCTGCGCACCCTGCTGGGCACGGCCCCCGAGACCCCCGCGGAGTGCGGCGCCCCGTCCCTGAACGCCATCCGCGCGAGCTTCGGCGCGGGCACCCCGGACGAGCACGTGGACCGCTTCGTCACGGCCGTACGGCAGCTGGTGACCGAGGGCGCGAAGTGGACGTACCGCACGGAGGAGGGGCGCTGCGTGCCGGTGGCGTAA
- a CDS encoding Lrp/AsnC family transcriptional regulator translates to MITAIVLIKTSVDRIPEIAEQIASLESVSEVFSVTGTYDLIAMVRVREHEDLADVIPGRISRIPGVEATDTHVAFRTYSQHDLEAAFAIGLDS, encoded by the coding sequence GTGATCACCGCGATCGTCCTCATCAAGACCAGCGTGGACCGGATTCCCGAGATCGCCGAGCAGATCGCCTCGCTGGAGTCGGTGAGCGAGGTCTTCTCCGTCACCGGTACGTACGACCTGATCGCCATGGTGCGGGTGCGGGAGCACGAGGATCTGGCCGATGTGATCCCCGGCCGGATCAGCAGGATCCCGGGCGTCGAGGCGACGGACACGCATGTGGCGTTCCGTACGTACTCGCAGCACGACCTGGAGGCGGCCTTCGCGATCGGTCTGGACTCCTGA
- a CDS encoding rhomboid family intramembrane serine protease, which produces MISEWSAAAGRTFRALRDAPMTYGLIALCCLIFVLGPASGIVPGYGTGYVLQDAQRVYFRTWGVVPAELLAAPLAHALTPVTALFVHGNWVHLLGNMLFLLVFGVLTEERMGRVEFTLFYIGCGYLALLGYAVANDTSEQSLVGASGAISAVLGAFLFLFPRARVTSLLPFLFFLPLRFPAWVVLPFWVTLQWLAAGRSVQGPGVAYLAHLVGFGAGFVYAWVRHGRGDRVKCAPEPAPEGENQP; this is translated from the coding sequence ATGATCAGCGAGTGGAGCGCGGCGGCCGGCAGGACCTTCAGGGCACTTCGGGACGCGCCGATGACATACGGCCTGATCGCCCTGTGCTGTCTGATCTTCGTACTGGGCCCGGCCTCCGGAATCGTCCCCGGATACGGCACCGGGTACGTGCTCCAGGACGCGCAGCGGGTGTACTTCCGGACCTGGGGGGTGGTCCCGGCCGAGCTGCTCGCCGCACCCCTGGCGCACGCGCTGACCCCGGTCACGGCGCTGTTCGTGCACGGCAACTGGGTGCATCTGCTCGGCAACATGCTCTTCCTCCTCGTCTTCGGCGTGCTGACCGAGGAGCGGATGGGCCGGGTGGAGTTCACCCTCTTCTACATCGGCTGCGGCTACCTGGCCCTGCTGGGGTACGCCGTCGCCAACGACACCTCCGAACAGTCGCTGGTGGGCGCGTCGGGCGCGATCTCGGCGGTGCTCGGGGCGTTTCTCTTCCTGTTCCCGCGCGCCCGTGTCACCAGTCTCCTGCCGTTCCTCTTCTTCCTGCCGCTGCGCTTTCCCGCGTGGGTCGTGCTGCCGTTCTGGGTGACGCTCCAGTGGCTGGCGGCGGGGCGCTCGGTACAGGGGCCGGGGGTGGCGTATCTGGCGCACCTGGTGGGGTTCGGGGCGGGGTTCGTCTACGCGTGGGTGCGCCATGGGCGTGGGGATAGAGTGAAATGCGCACCTGAACCGGCCCCTGAGGGAGAGAACCAGCCGTGA
- a CDS encoding NYN domain-containing protein — translation MVQSEGGGPGDGTAEVLDRPLPDGVRRRVVTIVAECFGKLTVAELPAQLRQYVRFAPNRRAKFAGNAMAAALETDTLFRQRIGEKFRAAQPELAGVLEAGSVPAAVDPLDVAAAAYVLRPAGWVKLVTAAGEEAQRADAERADEESRAELERLRAELDRAREHTRAETERLRAELESARRELESLNRKLRSAQSDVRRGEAALRKAQGEMDAVRAEAGTRVSAAESESRRLKARLGEAEAALEATRKAAREGRSVEDMRVRLLLDTLLDATQGLRRELALPPVSVRPAETVDAVEPGRMTPKDIAARALSEHDPAILDQLLALPQAHLVVDGYNVTKTGYPQMPLEKQRLRLLGQLSALAAQTGAEVTCVFDGAELAAPVLLAPPRGVRVLFSKPGVTADELIRQLVRAEPPGRPVIVASTDREVADGVARAGARPVASAVLLKRLS, via the coding sequence ATGGTTCAGAGCGAAGGCGGGGGGCCGGGCGACGGCACCGCCGAGGTGCTTGACCGTCCGCTGCCCGACGGGGTGCGCCGCAGGGTCGTCACGATCGTCGCGGAGTGCTTCGGCAAGCTGACCGTGGCCGAACTGCCCGCACAGCTGCGGCAGTACGTCCGGTTCGCCCCGAATCGCCGCGCGAAGTTCGCCGGGAACGCGATGGCCGCCGCGCTGGAGACCGACACGCTGTTCCGGCAGCGGATCGGCGAGAAGTTCCGCGCCGCGCAGCCGGAGCTGGCCGGCGTCCTGGAGGCCGGCTCGGTGCCCGCGGCCGTCGACCCGCTCGACGTGGCGGCGGCCGCCTATGTGCTGCGCCCCGCGGGCTGGGTGAAGCTGGTCACCGCGGCCGGCGAGGAGGCCCAGCGCGCCGACGCCGAGCGCGCCGACGAGGAGAGCCGCGCCGAGCTGGAGCGACTGCGCGCCGAACTGGACCGCGCCCGCGAGCACACCAGAGCCGAGACCGAACGGCTGCGCGCGGAGCTGGAATCGGCCAGGCGGGAGCTGGAGTCGCTGAACCGCAAGCTGCGCTCCGCGCAGAGCGATGTGCGCCGGGGCGAGGCCGCGCTGCGCAAGGCGCAGGGCGAGATGGACGCCGTACGCGCGGAGGCGGGCACCCGGGTGTCGGCCGCGGAGAGCGAGTCCCGGCGGCTCAAGGCGCGGCTCGGCGAGGCGGAGGCGGCCCTGGAGGCCACCCGCAAGGCCGCCCGCGAGGGGCGCAGCGTGGAGGACATGCGGGTCCGGCTGCTGCTCGACACCCTGCTGGACGCCACCCAGGGCCTGCGCCGCGAGCTGGCGCTGCCGCCGGTGTCCGTGCGCCCGGCCGAGACCGTCGACGCGGTGGAGCCGGGCCGGATGACGCCGAAGGACATCGCGGCGCGCGCCCTGTCCGAGCACGACCCGGCCATCCTCGACCAGTTGCTCGCCCTGCCGCAGGCGCATCTGGTCGTCGACGGCTACAACGTGACCAAGACCGGTTATCCGCAGATGCCGCTGGAGAAGCAGCGGCTGCGGCTGCTGGGCCAGTTGTCCGCGCTCGCGGCGCAGACCGGCGCCGAGGTGACCTGTGTCTTCGACGGCGCCGAGCTGGCCGCGCCGGTGCTGCTCGCGCCGCCGCGCGGGGTGCGGGTGCTGTTCTCCAAGCCGGGCGTCACGGCCGACGAGCTGATCCGCCAGCTGGTGCGCGCGGAACCGCCGGGCCGGCCGGTCATCGTCGCCTCCACCGACCGCGAGGTGGCCGACGGCGTGGCGCGCGCGGGTGCCCGTCCCGTGGCCTCTGCGGTACTTCTGAAGCGACTGTCCTGA
- a CDS encoding C40 family peptidase — MASHRRPKQQSRARVTVLTTAAAAAVVLSANAANAAPSEKLSKDQVKSKVDTLYEQAEQATEKYNGAKEKQQKLQKEISTIQDNVARGQEDLNKLRDGLGSLATAQYRSGGIDPSVQLFLSSDPDDFLDKASTLDQLSSQQVDALRKIQSKQRELAQERSEATEKLKDLADTRTELGNKKKEVQGKLAAAQKILNSLTAKEKADLAAQQQRADRSSSQRVNLGDTPPASGRAGAAFAAAQGEIGKPYVYGATGPSSFDCSGLTSYAYAQAGVSIPRTSEEQANIGTRIYNQSDLQVGDLVFFYGDIHHVGLYAGGGQVLHAPHTGAVVRYEAMADMPFQFGVRV; from the coding sequence GTGGCGTCCCACCGTCGACCCAAGCAGCAGAGCCGTGCACGCGTGACCGTGCTGACCACCGCAGCAGCCGCCGCCGTCGTGCTCAGCGCGAACGCCGCGAACGCCGCGCCGAGCGAGAAGCTCAGCAAGGACCAGGTCAAGTCCAAGGTCGACACGCTGTACGAGCAGGCCGAGCAGGCCACCGAGAAGTACAACGGCGCCAAGGAGAAGCAGCAGAAGCTCCAGAAGGAGATCTCCACGATCCAGGACAACGTCGCGCGGGGTCAGGAAGACCTCAACAAGCTGCGCGACGGCCTGGGTTCGCTGGCCACGGCCCAGTACCGCTCCGGCGGTATCGACCCCTCGGTCCAGCTCTTCCTCTCCTCCGACCCGGACGACTTCCTCGACAAGGCGTCCACCCTCGACCAGCTGAGCAGCCAGCAGGTCGACGCGCTGCGCAAGATCCAGAGCAAGCAGCGCGAACTCGCCCAGGAGCGCTCCGAGGCCACCGAGAAGCTCAAGGACCTCGCGGACACCCGCACCGAACTGGGCAACAAGAAGAAGGAAGTCCAGGGCAAGCTCGCAGCCGCCCAGAAGATCCTCAACAGCCTCACCGCCAAGGAGAAGGCCGACCTCGCCGCCCAGCAGCAGCGTGCCGACCGCTCCTCCAGCCAGCGGGTGAACCTCGGCGACACCCCGCCCGCCTCCGGCAGGGCCGGTGCCGCCTTCGCCGCCGCCCAGGGCGAGATCGGCAAGCCGTACGTCTACGGCGCCACCGGCCCCTCCTCCTTCGACTGCTCGGGTCTGACCTCCTACGCCTACGCGCAGGCCGGCGTCTCCATCCCGCGCACCTCCGAGGAGCAGGCCAACATCGGCACCCGGATCTACAACCAGAGCGACCTCCAGGTCGGCGACCTGGTGTTCTTCTACGGCGACATCCACCACGTCGGCCTGTACGCGGGCGGCGGCCAGGTGCTGCACGCCCCGCACACCGGTGCCGTGGTGCGCTATGAGGCGATGGCCGACATGCCGTTCCAGTTCGGCGTCCGCGTCTAA
- a CDS encoding NlpC/P60 family protein, with product MGSHRRLAPSGQRRAPAGFDRGAAALCALSAAAAALGAVPAHAAPHPDARAEVDRLYTQAEQATQAYDQAQERTDALRREVRYAQDRVARRQQDVNTLREELGSLAGAQYRSGGIDPAVALLFSDDPDDYLDKAATLDRISAQEAGRLRELRCALRELEQERAEAADELDALDRSRRAVAAHKRTVEGKLARARQLLNSLSAADRAAYDRSSRSAGPDRLGLPDLTGVAGAPDARAAAALAAARSALGRPYVWGANGPSGFDCSGLMQWSYAHAGIQLPRTSQEQRFAGRRIPLSQARPGDLIVYRSDASHVAMYVGHGQVIHAPHPGAAVRYDPVGMMPISSVTRP from the coding sequence GTGGGGTCCCATCGCCGCCTTGCACCGTCCGGTCAGCGCCGCGCACCGGCCGGATTCGACCGGGGTGCCGCAGCCCTGTGCGCCCTGTCGGCCGCCGCCGCGGCCCTCGGCGCGGTACCGGCGCACGCCGCACCGCATCCCGACGCCCGCGCCGAGGTGGACCGGCTCTACACCCAGGCCGAGCAGGCGACCCAGGCCTACGACCAGGCCCAGGAGCGCACCGACGCGCTGCGCCGCGAGGTCCGCTACGCCCAGGACCGGGTCGCCCGCCGCCAGCAGGACGTCAACACGCTGCGCGAGGAGCTGGGTTCGCTGGCCGGGGCGCAGTACCGCTCGGGCGGCATCGACCCGGCCGTCGCGCTGCTGTTCTCCGACGACCCGGACGACTACCTCGACAAGGCCGCCACCCTCGACCGGATCAGCGCCCAGGAGGCGGGCCGGCTGCGGGAGTTGCGCTGCGCGCTGCGCGAGCTGGAGCAGGAGCGGGCGGAGGCGGCCGACGAGCTCGACGCGCTGGACCGCAGCCGCCGGGCGGTCGCCGCCCACAAGCGGACGGTGGAGGGCAAGCTCGCCCGCGCCCGGCAGCTGCTGAACTCGCTGTCCGCGGCCGACCGCGCCGCCTACGACCGGTCCTCCCGCTCGGCCGGCCCCGACCGCCTCGGCCTGCCCGACCTGACCGGCGTGGCCGGCGCCCCCGACGCGCGCGCCGCCGCGGCCCTGGCCGCCGCCCGCTCCGCACTCGGCCGCCCCTATGTGTGGGGCGCCAACGGGCCCTCCGGCTTCGACTGTTCGGGCCTGATGCAGTGGTCGTACGCGCACGCCGGCATCCAGCTGCCCCGCACCTCCCAGGAGCAGCGGTTCGCCGGACGGCGGATCCCGCTCTCCCAGGCCCGCCCCGGCGACCTGATCGTCTACCGCTCCGACGCCAGCCATGTGGCGATGTACGTCGGCCACGGCCAGGTCATCCACGCGCCCCATCCGGGAGCCGCGGTGCGCTACGACCCGGTGGGGATGATGCCGATCTCCTCGGTGACCCGGCCCTGA
- a CDS encoding glycosyltransferase 87 family protein, with protein METKDVRRSPAYLLATWCVTRAVLLLFVLGVYVFPGPDVTTDVSVIYRNWYEVLRQGTFPLDDVTWQYPPAAALAILAPALLPFLSYPHAFFALAFLADLVVLALLLRADRRPGRSRRGAWVWVAGVPLLGPTVYARYDVMVTAVAVAALLAGARHPRVMGALTAFGALLKVWPALLLAGAVRRRAWVSAAVTGAGLAAVFALWMPGAFAFLTFQRERGTEVESLGALVFHVARHFGWSGQVLLNYGSIEFLGPYVPEVSAAALALSAGAFGWLLLWRLKARRFPAHTLTDAALTAVLLFTTTSRVISPQYLVWLIGLAAVCLTHRASRMTAPALLVLAASFLTVLEFPVGFVHVVTSDWYGTTLLLLRNGLLVTATLLAARRLWRTTAAPAATPLQPLPAREPSVSP; from the coding sequence GTGGAGACCAAGGACGTCCGGCGGTCGCCGGCGTACCTGCTCGCGACCTGGTGCGTCACCCGTGCGGTGCTGCTGCTCTTCGTCCTCGGGGTGTACGTCTTCCCGGGCCCGGACGTCACCACCGATGTGTCGGTGATCTACCGCAACTGGTACGAGGTGCTGCGCCAGGGCACGTTCCCGCTGGACGACGTCACCTGGCAGTACCCGCCGGCCGCCGCGCTGGCGATCCTGGCGCCCGCCCTGCTGCCGTTCCTCTCCTACCCGCACGCCTTCTTCGCGCTGGCGTTCCTCGCCGACCTGGTGGTCCTGGCGCTGCTGCTGCGCGCGGACAGGCGGCCCGGCCGTTCCCGGCGCGGGGCCTGGGTGTGGGTGGCGGGCGTCCCGCTGCTCGGGCCGACGGTGTACGCGCGCTACGACGTGATGGTGACCGCGGTGGCCGTGGCCGCGCTGCTCGCGGGGGCCCGGCACCCCCGGGTGATGGGCGCGCTGACGGCCTTCGGGGCGCTGCTGAAGGTGTGGCCGGCGCTGCTGCTGGCCGGTGCGGTGCGGCGCCGGGCGTGGGTGTCGGCGGCGGTGACCGGGGCGGGGCTCGCGGCGGTGTTCGCGCTGTGGATGCCGGGCGCGTTCGCCTTCCTGACCTTCCAGCGGGAGCGGGGCACGGAGGTGGAGTCGCTGGGCGCCCTGGTCTTCCATGTGGCCCGGCACTTCGGCTGGAGCGGGCAGGTGCTGCTGAACTACGGCTCGATCGAGTTCCTCGGCCCGTACGTGCCCGAGGTGAGCGCGGCGGCGCTGGCCCTGTCGGCGGGCGCGTTCGGCTGGCTGCTGCTGTGGCGCCTGAAGGCCCGCCGCTTCCCCGCGCACACCCTGACGGACGCGGCGCTGACCGCCGTGCTCCTGTTCACCACCACGAGCCGGGTGATCAGCCCCCAGTACCTGGTCTGGCTGATCGGCCTGGCCGCGGTCTGCCTCACCCACCGCGCCTCCCGGATGACCGCCCCCGCCCTCCTGGTCCTGGCCGCCTCCTTCCTGACCGTCCTGGAGTTCCCCGTCGGCTTCGTCCACGTGGTCACCAGCGACTGGTACGGGACCACCCTCCTGCTCCTGCGCAACGGCCTGCTGGTCACCGCGACCCTCCTCGCGGCCCGCCGCCTGTGGCGCACGACCGCCGCCCCCGCGGCCACCCCGCTCCAGCCGCTCCCCGCCCGCGAGCCCTCGGTCTCCCCCTGA
- a CDS encoding glycosyltransferase family 4 protein, with protein sequence MHKTLIVTNDFPPRPGGIQAFLHNMALRLDPDRLVVYASTWKRSREGVEATAAFDAEQPFTVVRDRTTMLLPTPGATRRAAGLLREHGCTSVWFGAAAPLGLMASALRRAGAERLVATTHGHEAGWAQLPAARQLLRRIGEGTDTITYLGEYTRSRIAGALTPEAAARMVQLPPGVDEKTFHPGSGGDEVRARLGLTDRPVVVCVSRLVPRKGQDTLIRAMPRILAAEPDAVLLIVGGGPYERDLRRLARETGVAASVRFTGAVPWSELPAHYGAGDVFAMPCRTRRGGLDVEGLGIVYLEASATGLPVVAGDSGGAPDAVLDGETGWVVRGGEPLDAADRIVALLGDPGLRRRMGERGRRWVEEKWRWDLLAERLKELL encoded by the coding sequence ATGCACAAGACCCTGATCGTGACCAACGACTTCCCGCCCCGTCCGGGCGGCATCCAGGCCTTCCTGCACAACATGGCGCTGCGCCTGGACCCGGACCGGCTGGTCGTCTACGCCTCCACCTGGAAGCGGAGCCGGGAGGGCGTCGAGGCGACGGCCGCCTTCGACGCCGAGCAGCCCTTCACCGTCGTACGCGACCGTACGACCATGCTGCTGCCCACCCCGGGGGCGACCCGGCGCGCGGCCGGGCTGCTGCGCGAGCACGGCTGCACCTCGGTGTGGTTCGGGGCCGCGGCACCGCTCGGGCTGATGGCCTCCGCGCTGCGCCGGGCCGGTGCCGAGCGCCTGGTGGCCACCACCCACGGGCACGAGGCCGGCTGGGCCCAGCTGCCCGCGGCCCGGCAGCTGCTGCGCCGGATCGGTGAGGGCACGGACACGATCACCTACCTGGGCGAGTACACCCGCTCCCGGATCGCCGGCGCGCTCACCCCCGAGGCGGCCGCCCGGATGGTGCAACTGCCGCCCGGCGTCGACGAGAAGACCTTCCACCCGGGCTCCGGCGGCGACGAGGTGCGCGCCCGGCTCGGCCTCACCGACCGCCCGGTCGTCGTCTGCGTCTCCCGGCTGGTGCCGCGCAAGGGCCAGGACACGCTGATCCGGGCCATGCCCCGGATCCTCGCCGCCGAGCCGGACGCCGTGCTGCTGATCGTCGGCGGCGGCCCCTACGAGCGGGACCTGCGCCGCCTCGCCCGGGAGACGGGCGTCGCCGCCTCGGTCCGCTTCACCGGCGCCGTCCCCTGGTCCGAGCTGCCCGCCCACTACGGCGCGGGCGACGTCTTCGCCATGCCCTGCCGCACCCGCCGCGGCGGCCTCGACGTGGAGGGTCTCGGCATCGTCTACCTGGAGGCGTCCGCGACCGGCCTGCCGGTCGTCGCGGGCGACTCCGGCGGCGCCCCGGACGCGGTCCTCGACGGCGAGACCGGCTGGGTGGTCCGCGGCGGCGAACCCCTCGACGCCGCCGACCGCATCGTCGCCCTGCTCGGCGATCCCGGACTGCGCCGCCGGATGGGGGAGCGGGGCCGCCGGTGGGTGGAGGAGAAGTGGCGCTGGGACCTGCTGGCGGAGCGGCTGAAGGAGCTGCTCTGA
- a CDS encoding long-chain fatty acid--CoA ligase — MREFSLPALYEVPADGNLTDIVRRNAAQHPDVAVIARKSGGTWQDVTARKFLAEVHTAAKGLIAAGVQPGDRVGLMSRTRYEWTLLDFAIWSAGAVTVPVYETSSPEQVQWILSDSGATACVVELDAHAAAVEAVRDTLPALKNVWQIEAGAVEELERLGQDVSEETVDERSSLACADDPATIVYTSGTTGRPKGCVLTHRSFFAECGNIVERLRPLFRTGECSVLLFLPLAHVFGRLVQIAPMMAPIKLGCVPDIKHLTDELAAFRPTLILGVPRVFEKVYNSARAKAQADGKGAVFDRAADTAIAYSKAQDTPGGPSLGLQIKHKIFDKLVYGKLRAVLGGRGEYAISGGAPLGERLGHFFRGIGFTVLEGYGLTESCAASAFNPWDRQKIGTVGQPLPGSVVRIADDGEVLLHGEHLFKEYWNNPGATAEALADGWFHTGDIGTLDEDGYLRITGRKKEIIVTAGGKNVAPAVIEDRIRAHALVAECMVVGDGRPFVGALVTLDEEFLARWAAEHGKPAGSTAASLRDDPDLNAAIQEAVNDGNAAVSKAESVRKFRILATQFTEDSGHLTPSLKLKRNVVAKDYADDIEAIYTK, encoded by the coding sequence TTGCGCGAGTTCAGCCTTCCGGCCTTGTACGAGGTCCCTGCGGACGGAAACCTGACCGACATCGTCCGCAGAAACGCCGCGCAGCATCCCGACGTCGCCGTGATCGCCCGTAAGTCGGGGGGCACCTGGCAGGACGTGACGGCCCGGAAGTTCCTCGCCGAGGTGCACACCGCGGCCAAGGGGCTCATCGCCGCCGGGGTGCAGCCGGGCGACCGGGTGGGCCTGATGTCCCGGACGCGCTACGAGTGGACGCTCCTCGACTTCGCCATCTGGAGCGCGGGCGCGGTGACCGTGCCGGTGTACGAGACCAGCTCGCCCGAGCAGGTGCAGTGGATCCTCTCCGACTCGGGCGCGACCGCCTGCGTGGTGGAGCTGGACGCGCACGCGGCCGCGGTGGAGGCCGTACGCGACACGCTGCCCGCGCTGAAGAACGTGTGGCAGATCGAGGCCGGCGCCGTCGAGGAGCTGGAGCGGCTCGGCCAGGACGTGTCGGAGGAGACGGTGGACGAGCGCTCCTCGCTCGCCTGCGCCGACGACCCGGCCACCATCGTCTACACCAGCGGCACCACCGGCCGCCCGAAGGGCTGTGTGCTCACCCACCGCAGCTTCTTCGCGGAGTGCGGCAACATCGTGGAGCGGCTGCGGCCGCTGTTCCGCACCGGCGAGTGCTCGGTGCTGCTGTTCCTGCCGCTGGCCCATGTCTTCGGCCGGCTGGTGCAGATCGCGCCGATGATGGCGCCCATCAAGCTGGGCTGCGTCCCGGACATCAAGCACCTCACCGATGAACTGGCCGCGTTCCGGCCGACGTTGATCCTCGGTGTGCCACGGGTCTTCGAGAAGGTCTACAACTCCGCGCGCGCCAAGGCGCAGGCGGACGGCAAGGGCGCCGTCTTCGACAGGGCGGCCGACACGGCGATCGCGTACAGCAAGGCCCAGGACACCCCGGGCGGGCCGTCGTTGGGGCTGCAGATCAAGCACAAGATCTTCGACAAGCTGGTCTACGGCAAGCTGCGCGCGGTCCTCGGCGGCCGGGGCGAGTACGCCATCTCGGGCGGCGCCCCGCTGGGCGAGCGGCTCGGCCACTTCTTCCGGGGCATCGGCTTCACGGTGCTGGAGGGGTACGGCCTGACCGAGTCCTGTGCGGCGAGCGCGTTCAACCCGTGGGACCGGCAGAAGATCGGCACGGTGGGCCAGCCGCTGCCCGGTTCGGTGGTGCGGATAGCGGACGACGGCGAGGTGCTGCTGCACGGCGAGCACCTGTTCAAGGAGTACTGGAACAACCCGGGCGCGACGGCGGAGGCGCTGGCCGACGGGTGGTTCCACACCGGGGACATCGGCACCCTGGACGAGGACGGCTATCTGCGGATCACCGGCCGCAAGAAGGAGATCATCGTCACGGCGGGCGGCAAGAACGTGGCCCCGGCGGTGATCGAGGACCGTATCCGCGCGCACGCGCTGGTCGCGGAGTGCATGGTGGTCGGCGACGGGCGGCCGTTCGTCGGCGCGCTGGTCACGCTGGACGAGGAGTTCCTGGCGCGCTGGGCCGCGGAGCACGGCAAACCGGCGGGCTCCACGGCGGCGTCGCTGCGCGACGACCCGGACCTGAACGCCGCGATCCAGGAGGCCGTGAACGACGGCAACGCGGCGGTGTCCAAGGCCGAGTCGGTGCGCAAGTTCCGTATCCTCGCGACCCAGTTCACGGAGGACTCCGGCCACCTCACCCCGTCGCTGAAGCTGAAGCGGAACGTGGTGGCCAAGGACTACGCGGACGACATCGAGGCGATCTACACGAAGTAG
- a CDS encoding metallophosphoesterase, with product MASTPPRSSRHRVHVVSDVHGNARDLARAGEGADALICLGDLVLFLDYADHSRGIFPDLFGAANADRLVELRTARRFEEARAFGAELWSGIEGDRFTAIEKAVRRQYAELFAAFPTPTYATYGNVDMPQLWPEYAGPGTTVLDGRRVEIGGWTFGFVGGGLRTPMRTPYEISDEEYAAKIEAVGEVDVLCTHIPPEVPELVYDTVARRFERGSRALLDAIRRTRPRYSLFGHVHQPLARRMRIGATECVNVGHFASSGRPWALEW from the coding sequence ATGGCATCCACACCCCCTCGAAGCAGCCGTCACCGCGTCCATGTGGTCAGCGATGTGCACGGCAACGCCCGGGACCTGGCGCGGGCCGGCGAGGGTGCCGATGCCCTGATCTGCCTGGGTGACCTGGTGCTCTTCCTCGACTACGCCGACCACTCGCGCGGCATCTTCCCCGACCTGTTCGGAGCGGCGAACGCCGACCGCCTCGTGGAGCTGCGCACCGCCCGGCGCTTCGAGGAGGCCCGGGCGTTCGGCGCCGAGCTGTGGAGCGGGATCGAGGGCGACCGCTTCACCGCCATCGAGAAGGCGGTGCGCAGGCAGTACGCCGAACTCTTCGCCGCGTTCCCCACCCCGACGTACGCCACCTACGGCAATGTCGACATGCCGCAGCTGTGGCCGGAATACGCCGGTCCCGGCACCACCGTCCTCGACGGGCGGCGGGTGGAGATCGGCGGGTGGACGTTCGGCTTCGTCGGCGGGGGACTGCGCACCCCCATGCGCACGCCGTACGAGATCTCCGACGAGGAGTACGCCGCGAAGATCGAGGCGGTCGGCGAGGTCGACGTGCTGTGCACCCACATCCCGCCGGAGGTGCCCGAGCTGGTGTACGACACCGTCGCGCGCCGCTTCGAGCGGGGCAGCCGGGCGCTGCTGGACGCCATCCGCCGTACCCGGCCCCGGTATTCGCTCTTCGGGCACGTCCACCAGCCGCTGGCGCGCAGGATGCGGATCGGGGCGACGGAGTGTGTGAACGTGGGGCACTTCGCGAGCAGCGGGCGGCCGTGGGCCCTTGAGTGGTGA